Within the Fischerella sp. PCC 9605 genome, the region ACAATCGACCGTATTTCTCTAAAAATGCCGTTGTTTGGTGACTTAATTCAAAAGTCATCAGTTGCCCGTTTTAGCCGCACTTTTGGTGCTTTGACTCGTTCAGGTGTCCCAATTCTAACTTCCTTGGAAATTGTGCGGGATACTTCCGGAAATCAGGTAGTTGCCAATGCTATAGATGCAGCGCGTGCAGAAATTCAACAAGGAGGGATGATTAGTCTGGCTTTACAAAAAGAGAAGGTTTTTCCTCCTATGGCAATTCAGATGATTAGTATTGGGGAGGAAACTGGAGAATTAGATGGGATGTTAATGAAAGTTGCTGATTTTTATGAAGATGAAGTAGAACAGGCAGTCAAGGCACTAACTAGTGTTTTAGAGCCAATTATGATTGTGGTTTTAGGGGGAATGGTTGGTACTATTTTGATGTCGATGTATCTGCCTTTGTTCAAGGTATTTGAAAAGCTGGGCTAAGAGAAAATTAAGGATAAAGGATGAAAGATTAACATTATTTTTTTCATCCTTCATTTAAAAATCAAAATAATAATTTATATTTCATAATTTTAATCATGACCCTAAGAAAATCTCATTATGAAATGAGTTTAGCTGAGTACAGCAATAATATTGGTGCGATCGCCCTACTCAAGCAACATCGTCCATACTTAGAAATGATTCCCAGTCTGCGGCGTCCAGACGAAAGCATCATCACCATACCTTTGCCAATTGTGCGTTTGCGTGGGGAAGCAACAACCACGGGTAAGACAATTTCCCTACCGTGTGATGTGGCAATTCTGATGTGCGATCCGGAATGGAAAATCAAAACGGAAGCCGAAATTCTTGTCTTTATTCATCGTCCCCATGAAGATTTTTCAGATTTTTTAGGACGCTGGCGACAAACACAAGTTTGTCTGGACAAAGACTATGAGTGGTTAATGCCTCCTCGTTACAAGCATATTTTAAGCGAGGGAACAAATACCATATATCCTCTGTTTGTGGTTTTTCCAGAGACACTAGAAAGGATCAAGCGGGGTATATTAGGCGCTGATTTACCGTTTGTAGTTCAAACTCCAGAATTGATGTTGGATGAGGAAGAAGAGGGATTGGGGATTAGGGATTAGGGATCGGGGATCGGGTATTGGGGATTAAGCCGTGTTTTTAACTATCAATACTTAACAAGAGTGTATATAGATAAACAAAGTTCGCCTGTGTGGGCTATATAAAAATACGCTTGGTAATAAGCTCACAATCCTTTGTAGAGACGCGAAATTTCGCGTCTCTACAGACCAATTTTTTCTACCAAAAATCCTTAACTGAACCGTATTGGGCTATATAAAACTTTTATAATTTTTTAAGTTTAAAGCTATATTCAATACTTTTACGGGAACAATAAAACCATCGGAGACAAAGCATCAAGACTACATACCGATGGATAAAATTGAACAACTTTGCAAGACATCTGTTGAACAGTTGGTGAGAGAGATTGTTGCAGTTAATCATGCTTGGAAAGCTGCACGGGAATTATTTGGTGATGATTCTCCTCTCTCCACTTCAACACGAGATTTAAAAACTTGTTTGCAGGTGCGGTTACTAAGAGAACATGCTCCTAGCAAAGTTTATCTAGTCAACGATCCGGTTGAATCTAATCAAGTAGGTGAGGAAATTTACAGTTTGCAACTACGAGAGAAGGTAGGCGATCGCTTATATGCGGAACACCTCCCTGTTAGAGTAGCGAGAGAATTTCTCACTGAGAAAGAATTACGTAAATTTACCAAACAATCAATATAAATCAAAAGAGGTGCTATATGGATATCCGTAAAATTTGGGACATTATTTGGGATGACACTCCTTTTTACTATGCAACAGCTATTGTATTAATATTGGCAATTTTTGTTGAATTTTATAGTGTATTTGATTATTTGTCGAAGTTTCGTACAACTCAAACTGCTATTAAGATTTTGAATAAATGGCTAAAGCGTAAAAATTCAAATCCTCGAAGTGATAAAGTTCGTCGTTGTAAATGCTGTTGGACTAAATTCAAGTCAACGACTAATACAATTACAAGAAATTGCTCGTGAGATTGGGACACAAGTTAGAGGAGTGCAAAGTGAGTATAGGGAATTATCTAAAATTTTTGAAAATTCCTTAAAATCTTGGGCACAACATTTTGAAGATACGCACACTCATTTTTTCAAGGAAGCAGATACTGCAATAACTCAAGTTTGTCAAAACTTATATCATTCTGCTGATGTTCTAGTCAAAGCTACTGATAACCGTAACCACTTCAACGGAAATCATTAAAATGCAAAACTTTACATGGGATTCGGAATCAGGCAATACCGAAGATGATGATGCAAGTACATATCTTTCCATCGGTGATTTAATGTCCGGATTGTTAATGTTTTTTGTCCTGCTTTTTATCACTGCGTTAGCTCAAATTGACGAGCCTAAACGAGTAGTTATTGGTAATGTGATTGGAGAAATGAAAAGCAATAACATTAATGTCAAAGTTAACCCAGAAACTGGAGATATTAGCATTCAAGAATCAATTCTCTTTGCTCAAGGTAGCACAGAACTTAAGCCACAAGGAAAAGATTTTCTCCGAAGATTTATTCCTGTGTATAGTCGAGTTATTTTCTCTAAACAAGAAATAGAAAACGAAGTTTCTCGTGTTGTGATCGAAGGTCACACCAGTTCTGAAGGAGATGATAAAACCAATATGGAATTGAGTGTTCTTAGAGTTTCATCAGTATATAAATTCATATTTTATGATATGAATTTTACCACTAAATCATCTTTAAGTCACAAAATTTTAGCCGCAGGAAGAGGAGAAATTGAAGCTGATAAAACTCGCGATAACCCTGCTAACCGTAAAGTACTATTCCGTTTACAATTTCGTAGTGATGAATTAGTCAATAAATCATATATCAAAAAATATCAGGATAAAAATAAATGAATGATAATTTTCCTTCACCTCCTACTTATTCTCTATCTGTGTATCCCCAAGCAAAAAAATTACTCGAATTTACTACTCAATTACCCAAGATAGAGATTTCTGTACAGACTGTTGATGAAATATTGAAAAAAGTTCAAGAAGGAAAAGAAGAAAGCATTAGTCGACTAGAATGGATTTATTGCATTTACGGCAAATCAGAATGGGATAA harbors:
- a CDS encoding OmpA/MotB family protein; this translates as MQNFTWDSESGNTEDDDASTYLSIGDLMSGLLMFFVLLFITALAQIDEPKRVVIGNVIGEMKSNNINVKVNPETGDISIQESILFAQGSTELKPQGKDFLRRFIPVYSRVIFSKQEIENEVSRVVIEGHTSSEGDDKTNMELSVLRVSSVYKFIFYDMNFTTKSSLSHKILAAGRGEIEADKTRDNPANRKVLFRLQFRSDELVNKSYIKKYQDKNK